One Candidatus Sulfurimonas baltica DNA segment encodes these proteins:
- a CDS encoding ArsS family sensor histidine kinase: MSIFSKVLILFLISFSLMIFVSNETNKLTQRTMESFLKEKYIQVSQELFTYLSNNDKNALEKKLKELKFKKIEDKQHYFKSSKVVHRYETELSTINILKHEDDKYLLYMKYLDDDILVIDISQDDNFTKKELLHYMILADITILIIMFLIILKIIYPLRGISKSIKNFGDGDYSLRIENSSKDEIGKVSNTFNSMAANIEELITSREILLRDIGHELKTPILKSKLAAEMIEDSKYKSILKRALSQIDEMTSELLYLEKLNANQYKLDVQKFSCETLIAESLSKLFIEDETLIDVKVESNFYINADLNYLSIALKNLIDNALKYSTKKPVYIVAQEGEILVKSSGKELDKSLEFYCEAFTQGDNSRNQAGYGLGLSLVKRILQKHSFKLLYYYKNGFNVFVLHIN, encoded by the coding sequence ATGTCAATTTTTAGTAAAGTTTTAATACTCTTTTTAATAAGTTTCTCTTTGATGATTTTTGTGTCAAATGAGACAAACAAACTGACACAAAGGACAATGGAGTCTTTTTTAAAAGAGAAGTACATCCAAGTGTCCCAAGAACTCTTTACATACCTCTCAAATAATGATAAAAATGCTTTAGAAAAAAAATTAAAAGAACTAAAGTTTAAAAAAATAGAAGATAAACAACACTACTTTAAATCATCCAAAGTAGTACATAGATATGAGACAGAACTCTCAACTATAAATATTTTAAAACACGAAGATGATAAGTACCTGCTATATATGAAGTATTTGGATGATGACATCTTAGTTATTGATATCTCTCAAGATGATAATTTTACAAAAAAAGAGCTATTGCATTATATGATTTTAGCTGATATAACTATTTTAATAATTATGTTTTTGATTATATTGAAAATTATATACCCACTAAGAGGTATATCTAAAAGCATAAAAAACTTTGGTGATGGAGACTACAGTCTAAGAATAGAGAACAGTTCCAAAGACGAGATAGGAAAGGTCTCTAACACCTTTAACTCAATGGCTGCAAATATAGAGGAGCTAATTACATCCAGAGAGATTCTGTTGCGTGATATTGGACATGAGCTTAAAACCCCAATATTAAAATCTAAACTTGCAGCTGAGATGATAGAAGATTCTAAATATAAAAGTATATTAAAAAGAGCATTATCTCAAATTGACGAGATGACTAGTGAGCTTTTATATTTAGAAAAACTAAATGCAAACCAGTATAAACTGGATGTGCAAAAGTTTAGCTGTGAGACTCTAATAGCTGAGTCACTCTCAAAACTTTTCATTGAGGATGAGACACTGATAGATGTAAAAGTAGAATCAAACTTTTATATAAATGCAGACCTGAATTACCTCTCTATTGCGCTAAAAAACCTTATTGACAATGCACTCAAATATAGCACCAAAAAACCTGTTTATATTGTTGCACAAGAAGGAGAAATTTTAGTAAAGAGTAGCGGTAAAGAGTTAGATAAATCTTTGGAGTTTTACTGTGAAGCTTTCACTCAGGGAGACAACTCAAGAAATCAGGCTGGATATGGATTAGGGCTTAGTTTAGTAAAAAGAATTTTACAAAAGCACTCTTTCAAGCTTTTATATTACTATAAAAATGGATTTAATGTGTTTGTTCTGCATATAAATTAG
- a CDS encoding cytochrome C — MQCSHNLENHFGDDASLDEADVLSIKEYLVKNSSDNSSKEASFKILNSMDGNDTIAITKTPYWKERHKDIEVGIFKRKSIGNISNCKACHVNFEQGLLNDKDIKIPKR; from the coding sequence ATGCAGTGCTCCCATAATTTAGAAAACCACTTTGGTGATGATGCATCTCTTGATGAAGCAGATGTCCTCTCTATAAAAGAGTATCTAGTAAAAAACAGTAGTGATAACTCCAGTAAAGAGGCATCATTTAAAATTTTGAATAGTATGGATGGCAATGATACTATAGCTATAACAAAGACTCCATACTGGAAAGAGAGACATAAAGATATAGAAGTTGGTATATTTAAACGTAAAAGCATAGGTAATATTTCAAACTGTAAAGCATGTCATGTAAACTTTGAACAAGGTTTATTAAATGATAAAGATATTAAAATACCTAAAAGGTGA
- a CDS encoding response regulator transcription factor has product MMQKILLIEDDLDMQTLISDYLIKYDFEVISFEKPKEALQNLEKNTNLYDIVVLDLMLPQMDGFDVCKRIRQLSSVPIIISSARSELSDKILGFDFGADDYLAKPYEPRELVIRINAILRRSLSSAKTIGDFEIDEEKHEIKIEGLLLDLTKIEYDILHLFLQNQGKVLSRESISNSVTGIEYNSKERTIDMHISNIRQKIGDDSKDPKYIKSVWGIGYKFIG; this is encoded by the coding sequence ATGATGCAAAAGATTTTACTGATTGAAGACGATTTGGATATGCAGACGCTAATTAGTGATTATTTGATTAAATACGATTTTGAAGTTATTTCATTTGAAAAACCAAAAGAAGCTTTGCAAAACCTTGAGAAAAATACAAATCTATATGACATTGTAGTACTTGATTTAATGCTACCTCAGATGGATGGCTTTGATGTGTGTAAAAGGATTAGACAGCTCTCCTCTGTGCCTATTATTATATCATCTGCCAGAAGTGAACTAAGTGATAAAATTTTGGGTTTTGATTTTGGTGCAGATGACTATTTGGCAAAACCTTATGAACCAAGAGAATTGGTTATCCGAATAAATGCGATTTTGAGAAGGTCTTTAAGCAGTGCTAAAACAATAGGTGATTTTGAGATTGATGAAGAGAAGCATGAGATAAAAATAGAGGGTTTGTTACTTGACTTAACAAAAATAGAGTACGATATTTTACATCTATTTTTACAAAACCAAGGGAAAGTGTTATCAAGAGAGTCAATATCAAACAGTGTGACCGGAATAGAGTACAACTCAAAAGAGAGAACTATAGATATGCATATAAGCAATATTAGACAAAAGATAGGTGATGACTCAAAAGACCCAAAATATATAAAGTCTGTATGGGGCATTGGATATAAATTTATAGGTTGA
- a CDS encoding ArsR/SmtB family transcription factor, producing MLDMSEKIKIFKALGNETRFKIFKNIFSGGYACSIDGTKPKDDIIAQATCVTSIANEFDFALPTISRHLKELKDAKIITMTKSKNKIYIEPNVETMKEISECLNALIKDYEKGVVYQFDNTK from the coding sequence ATGCTTGATATGAGTGAGAAGATAAAAATTTTTAAAGCCCTTGGAAACGAGACAAGATTTAAGATTTTTAAAAATATTTTCAGCGGAGGGTATGCTTGTTCAATTGATGGAACAAAACCAAAAGATGACATAATAGCCCAAGCTACATGTGTGACGAGTATTGCCAACGAATTTGATTTCGCGCTTCCAACGATTTCACGTCATCTAAAAGAGTTAAAAGATGCAAAAATAATTACTATGACAAAAAGTAAGAATAAGATTTATATTGAACCTAATGTTGAGACAATGAAAGAGATATCTGAATGTCTAAATGCATTAATAAAAGATTATGAAAAAGGGGTTGTATATCAATTTGACAACACTAAGTAG
- a CDS encoding DegT/DnrJ/EryC1/StrS family aminotransferase, with translation MKIDFVNLKAQYREYQSEIETEVLDVFRSAEFLYGEKLKSLETSLAIYTGAKHAIGCESGTDALMLSLVALNIGHGDEVITTPFASSSTAEVISLLGAHIVFVDIDEDSYNIDPLKIRNAITEKTKVIIPVSLFGQCADMDAINEIAKECNLPVIEDASQSFGATYNGKKSCNLSTIGYTSFYPSKPLGAYGNGGAVFTNDEELATKTRALLEHKIYGCLDETQAAILGVKLKHFDKEVRLRDEIGTRYNDLLEDANVIVPKISGSNTCVFSHYSIRVEDREAMMEKLRDEEIPTIIYYPTPLHLQEAFKKLGYNEGNYPVSEKISSQIMSLPMSAFLTETEQDFIVQVIKN, from the coding sequence ATGAAAATTGATTTTGTAAATTTAAAAGCACAATATAGAGAGTATCAATCAGAAATAGAAACTGAAGTTTTAGATGTATTTAGATCAGCCGAGTTCTTGTATGGAGAGAAATTAAAATCATTAGAAACAAGTTTAGCTATATATACTGGAGCAAAACACGCTATTGGTTGCGAAAGTGGCACTGATGCCCTTATGCTATCCTTAGTTGCTTTAAACATTGGGCATGGCGACGAAGTCATAACTACTCCATTTGCATCGAGCTCAACTGCCGAAGTAATCTCACTTTTAGGTGCACATATTGTTTTTGTAGACATTGATGAAGATAGTTACAATATTGACCCTCTAAAAATAAGAAATGCTATAACTGAAAAAACCAAAGTAATCATACCTGTCTCACTTTTTGGACAGTGTGCAGATATGGATGCAATCAATGAAATAGCAAAAGAGTGTAATTTACCCGTAATAGAAGATGCTTCTCAGAGCTTTGGCGCAACTTATAATGGCAAAAAATCATGCAACCTCTCAACAATAGGTTATACAAGTTTTTACCCATCAAAACCACTGGGCGCTTATGGCAACGGCGGAGCAGTTTTTACAAATGATGAGGAGCTGGCAACAAAAACTAGAGCTCTTTTGGAACATAAGATATATGGCTGTCTCGATGAGACTCAAGCAGCAATACTTGGTGTAAAACTAAAACATTTTGATAAAGAGGTAAGACTTCGAGATGAGATAGGTACAAGATACAATGACCTGCTTGAAGATGCAAATGTAATAGTTCCAAAAATCTCAGGGTCAAATACATGTGTATTTTCTCACTACTCTATAAGAGTTGAAGATAGAGAGGCTATGATGGAGAAGTTAAGAGATGAAGAAATTCCAACTATTATTTATTACCCTACTCCTCTTCACCTTCAAGAAGCGTTCAAAAAACTAGGCTACAACGAGGGAAACTACCCTGTAAGTGAAAAAATATCTTCACAAATAATGTCACTGCCTATGAGTGCTTTTCTAACAGAAACAGAGCAAGACTTTATAGTTCAAGTAATCAAAAACTAA
- a CDS encoding DUF1924 domain-containing protein — protein sequence MNKVIITLSIVFSLSQATALNTEMQKYMKTLDNEAKKENPSFSGFDYKRGEKIFTSEHIGKNNKLISCVSCHTNELSKQGLNEHTNKVIEPLSPSANAKRFTDVKDVQKWLRRNFKDVYAREGSAQEKGDVITYIISKK from the coding sequence ATGAATAAAGTAATTATAACTTTATCTATTGTATTTTCATTGTCTCAAGCAACAGCTCTAAATACTGAGATGCAGAAGTATATGAAAACTTTAGATAATGAAGCAAAAAAAGAAAATCCAAGTTTTAGTGGATTTGATTATAAAAGAGGTGAGAAGATTTTTACTTCTGAGCATATTGGCAAAAACAACAAGCTTATATCATGTGTCTCTTGTCATACAAATGAGTTGTCAAAACAAGGACTAAACGAGCATACTAACAAAGTTATAGAGCCGCTTTCTCCATCTGCTAATGCTAAGAGGTTTACAGATGTTAAAGATGTCCAAAAGTGGTTGCGCAGAAACTTTAAAGATGTTTATGCCAGAGAGGGCAGTGCTCAGGAAAAAGGCGATGTAATCACTTACATCATAAGCAAAAAATAA
- a CDS encoding ATP-binding protein, whose translation MGKYLYFIKRSVFLWSFLLFIIIFISLKQLGSWYVSNIIEHHNKNIITELTAHGNTLKEALDKRFALLYGLKTYIEVQLNETQGNLDLNDSEIFNFAKSMHEYSSAIRNITIAQNAIQSFVYPAENNEEVLGHNLLSDPRISVVENIKKTIETKEPILDGPYELRQGGLGVVLRLAIFKDENFWGIIAIVLDLPNILLEAGILSSKSNFDITVRSMDNKIIAGSIKEKSAVQVKHRVIIFDKYVDLIAYPATNFYYDNLHWIINSIVFIIALMLSSIVYIVANRQVYLKSAIEKASFELQKESQDLKTIIQEAPNPIMIHNEDGDILMVNKVWERLTGYNYKEINTIEKWVEIAYGKKLLFVKKYIDKLYAMNKPSDQGEYNLRTNNGNIVTWQFSSAPLGIRDGKRTVISSAMDVTELKRKDELLIVQSRHAAMGEMIGMIAHQWRQPLSVISMTANNIYLDIELGEFNETKAQEYSKNIMKHTKHLSDTIDDFRNFFKPDKAISVVKLKDILEKTYVIINDSLVNNNIKINTVYESDSEVEAYPRELMQVFVNIINNAKDALSIHHNDEATINIKVYEDEKYVNTEICDNGIGIDEKILSKIFNPYFSTKNEKNGTGLGLYMSKMIIENHLHGVIEVINKDNGTCFRVRLKKIIEKLN comes from the coding sequence ATGGGAAAATACTTGTATTTTATAAAAAGATCTGTTTTTTTATGGTCTTTTCTTCTTTTTATTATAATTTTCATCTCTCTTAAGCAGCTTGGTTCTTGGTATGTTTCTAACATCATTGAACATCACAATAAAAATATTATAACCGAATTGACTGCTCATGGAAACACATTAAAAGAGGCGCTTGATAAACGTTTTGCTCTACTTTATGGACTCAAAACATATATAGAGGTTCAACTTAATGAAACTCAAGGAAATCTGGATTTAAATGATTCTGAAATTTTCAACTTTGCAAAATCTATGCACGAATATTCATCAGCAATCAGGAACATAACTATTGCACAAAACGCAATACAAAGCTTCGTATATCCGGCTGAAAATAACGAAGAAGTTCTAGGGCACAATCTTTTAAGCGACCCACGAATCTCCGTTGTTGAAAATATTAAAAAAACTATAGAGACAAAAGAGCCAATACTTGACGGACCTTACGAGTTGCGCCAAGGTGGACTAGGAGTAGTTTTACGCTTAGCTATATTCAAAGATGAAAATTTTTGGGGAATTATTGCTATCGTTCTTGATTTGCCAAATATTTTATTAGAAGCAGGTATATTGTCATCAAAATCTAATTTTGATATTACTGTGCGTAGTATGGATAACAAGATTATTGCTGGCTCAATTAAAGAGAAATCAGCAGTTCAAGTTAAACATAGAGTTATAATTTTTGACAAATATGTAGATTTAATAGCATATCCTGCTACAAACTTCTATTATGATAATCTTCATTGGATAATTAACTCAATCGTATTTATTATTGCTCTTATGTTAAGCTCTATTGTTTATATTGTAGCTAATAGGCAAGTTTATCTCAAATCTGCTATTGAAAAAGCCTCTTTTGAACTACAAAAAGAATCACAAGACTTGAAAACAATAATTCAAGAAGCTCCTAACCCTATTATGATACATAATGAAGATGGAGATATTCTCATGGTAAACAAAGTCTGGGAGAGACTAACCGGATATAACTATAAAGAGATAAATACAATAGAAAAATGGGTTGAAATAGCTTATGGCAAAAAATTGTTATTTGTAAAAAAATATATTGATAAACTCTATGCCATGAATAAGCCATCTGATCAGGGAGAATATAATCTTCGCACAAATAATGGAAACATTGTTACATGGCAGTTTAGTTCCGCTCCTCTAGGGATAAGAGATGGTAAACGCACGGTAATCTCTTCTGCTATGGATGTAACCGAGCTAAAAAGAAAAGATGAACTGTTAATTGTTCAGTCTCGCCACGCCGCTATGGGGGAGATGATTGGGATGATAGCTCATCAATGGAGACAACCTCTTAGTGTGATTTCAATGACTGCCAACAATATATATTTAGATATTGAACTTGGTGAATTTAATGAGACAAAAGCACAAGAGTACTCAAAAAATATTATGAAACATACGAAACATTTATCAGATACAATAGATGACTTTAGAAACTTTTTTAAACCTGACAAAGCTATCTCTGTTGTAAAACTAAAAGATATTTTGGAAAAAACATATGTTATTATAAACGACAGCTTAGTTAATAATAACATTAAAATAAACACTGTATATGAATCCGATTCTGAAGTAGAGGCATACCCAAGAGAGTTGATGCAGGTATTTGTAAATATTATAAATAACGCCAAAGATGCACTATCTATACATCATAACGATGAGGCGACAATAAACATAAAAGTCTATGAAGATGAAAAGTATGTAAATACTGAAATATGCGACAATGGAATCGGTATAGATGAAAAAATATTATCTAAGATATTCAATCCATATTTCAGCACAAAAAATGAGAAGAACGGAACAGGCTTGGGTCTGTACATGAGCAAAATGATTATTGAAAATCACCTTCATGGAGTTATTGAAGTTATAAACAAAGATAATGGAACATGTTTTAGAGTACGCCTTAAGAAAATTATTGAAAAACTCAACTAG
- the dsbD gene encoding protein-disulfide reductase DsbD has product MKKIILFVLSSILLFGAQPKFLMPEEAFNPTAKINDNTQIEAKIEIAKEIYLYKDAVKLIIKDGSGISIKNIKSPKSVEHDGDMVYLESPTFFIDLKKESGVTGIKSVEFELTYQGCSELGLCYEPYTNSFKFDVDSSRLSSEGQNLPLQKSEVAEDVSESDSIANTIKSGSVIVILLTFLGFGLLLALTPCVFPMIPIISGVIISQGEGITTKKAFMLSIVYVLAMAVAYTIAGVLAGLFGSNLQAALQTPWVIYSFSGVFVVLAMSMFGFFELKLPNFIIEKVSSNNNPNGYIGVAIMGFLSALIVGPCVAAPLAGALVYIGQTGDAVLGGMALFSMSIGMGLPLIVVGVSAGKFMPKPGAWMTMVSAVFGVMMLGVAVWMLERIVDAQITTLLYSVLGIGFAIYLGALERDGHIFKRTTAVIIFVYSIALFIGVMAGSSSMTKPLWFLNSPSATVGSQNVTSHVKFEKVTSVKELDALLAKNSGKKIMLDFSADWCASCKELDEITFADERVKAKLGEFVLIRADLTDNEQAQKELSKKYGVFGPPVMIFFDENLKVLSAKTIVGFIEPDEFLAHLGKI; this is encoded by the coding sequence ATGAAAAAAATTATACTTTTTGTACTCTCCTCTATTTTACTATTTGGAGCACAGCCTAAATTTTTAATGCCTGAAGAGGCTTTTAATCCAACTGCTAAAATTAATGACAATACACAAATAGAAGCTAAAATAGAGATAGCAAAAGAGATATATTTATATAAAGATGCTGTTAAGTTAATTATTAAAGATGGAAGCGGTATAAGCATTAAAAACATCAAGTCGCCTAAAAGTGTTGAACACGATGGAGACATGGTTTACCTTGAGTCGCCGACTTTCTTTATAGATTTAAAAAAGGAAAGTGGTGTTACCGGCATAAAAAGTGTTGAGTTTGAACTTACGTATCAGGGTTGCTCAGAGCTAGGCTTGTGTTACGAGCCATATACAAACTCTTTTAAGTTTGATGTAGATAGTTCAAGACTATCTTCAGAAGGACAAAATCTTCCGTTGCAAAAATCAGAGGTTGCAGAAGATGTATCTGAGAGTGACTCTATAGCCAATACAATAAAGTCAGGTAGTGTTATTGTAATTCTTTTGACTTTTTTAGGCTTTGGACTTTTGTTGGCTTTGACTCCTTGTGTGTTTCCAATGATACCGATTATATCTGGAGTTATTATAAGTCAAGGTGAGGGGATAACTACCAAGAAGGCATTTATGCTATCTATCGTTTATGTTCTTGCTATGGCTGTAGCTTACACGATTGCCGGTGTGTTAGCCGGTCTGTTTGGCTCAAACCTTCAAGCAGCACTTCAAACTCCTTGGGTTATATACTCTTTTTCTGGAGTTTTTGTAGTACTTGCTATGAGTATGTTCGGATTTTTTGAGCTTAAACTTCCAAACTTTATAATTGAAAAAGTTAGTTCAAACAATAACCCTAATGGGTATATCGGTGTTGCAATAATGGGATTTTTATCAGCTCTTATAGTTGGTCCATGTGTGGCAGCTCCACTCGCTGGTGCCTTAGTCTACATTGGGCAGACAGGTGATGCTGTTCTTGGTGGAATGGCTCTATTTTCTATGAGTATTGGAATGGGTCTTCCTCTTATTGTTGTAGGAGTTAGTGCTGGTAAGTTTATGCCAAAACCTGGAGCATGGATGACCATGGTTAGCGCAGTATTTGGTGTAATGATGCTTGGTGTCGCTGTTTGGATGCTAGAGCGTATTGTAGATGCTCAAATTACCACGCTTTTATACTCTGTTCTTGGGATTGGTTTTGCAATTTACTTAGGTGCTCTTGAGCGTGATGGACATATATTTAAAAGAACTACCGCTGTAATCATATTTGTTTACTCTATAGCTCTTTTTATTGGGGTTATGGCTGGTTCAAGCAGTATGACAAAGCCACTTTGGTTTTTAAACTCTCCCTCGGCTACGGTTGGCAGCCAGAATGTTACTTCACATGTAAAGTTTGAAAAGGTGACTTCAGTAAAAGAGTTAGATGCACTTTTGGCTAAGAACAGCGGCAAAAAAATAATGCTTGACTTTAGTGCTGATTGGTGTGCATCTTGTAAAGAGTTGGATGAGATTACATTTGCAGACGAAAGAGTAAAGGCTAAGCTTGGCGAGTTTGTCCTAATTAGGGCAGATTTAACAGATAATGAGCAGGCTCAAAAAGAGCTTAGTAAAAAGTATGGTGTTTTTGGACCGCCGGTAATGATATTTTTTGATGAAAACTTAAAAGTATTAAGCGCTAAAACTATTGTAGGTTTTATAGAGCCAGATGAATTTTTGGCTCATCTTGGCAAGATTTAG
- a CDS encoding diheme cytochrome c: MKKLILLPLFVAASVYASSLGFNENRGVAPVTDKFYIKECASCHFAYQPGLLPERSWVKLMKNLENHFGTDATLEPQDNKKILNYLVDNSADKFTNYKRSAKINNSIGGDETPIAVTDTRYFIKKHREIRQNLITQKEVGSLSNCMACHTTADKGSYSERDINIPNYGKWEND; the protein is encoded by the coding sequence ATGAAAAAATTAATATTACTGCCACTATTTGTAGCAGCAAGCGTGTATGCAAGTTCATTGGGTTTTAATGAAAATAGAGGTGTAGCTCCTGTAACAGATAAGTTTTATATCAAAGAGTGTGCAAGTTGTCACTTTGCATATCAGCCAGGACTTCTTCCTGAGCGATCATGGGTAAAGCTAATGAAAAATCTTGAAAACCACTTTGGTACAGATGCAACATTGGAACCACAAGATAACAAAAAAATACTGAACTATCTTGTTGACAATTCAGCAGATAAGTTTACAAACTATAAAAGAAGTGCAAAGATAAACAACAGTATAGGAGGTGATGAAACGCCGATAGCCGTAACTGATACACGCTATTTTATAAAAAAGCATAGAGAAATTCGCCAAAATCTTATAACACAAAAAGAGGTTGGCTCTTTATCAAACTGCATGGCCTGTCATACAACAGCTGACAAAGGTTCATATAGTGAGAGAGATATAAATATCCCAAATTATGGTAAATGGGAAAATGACTAA
- a CDS encoding cytochrome b/b6 domain-containing protein, translating to MTKIYVWSLFTRLFHILLVIAVGVVFVLAEFENLLSYHAIVGYTIGLLFLFRIIWGFMDVRYSKFKDFNFNLKDLIEYMFGLFGEKKEYMGHNPASSWAIVAMIILGLASVVTGVVVYGTQEGMGLLSFLNISLFKDMDFFEDVHELFSNAFMGVIFIHVAGVVIDKLLHKSKAVESMVDGYKYGDEKSLKLTLLQKLFGVLWIASSIFLLIYLLSNPSNVLVADNNRAVNYKVEHKLFYDECVSCHTLYPPNLLPSSSWVKMMDNETTAQ from the coding sequence ATGACTAAGATTTATGTATGGAGTCTTTTTACAAGACTCTTTCATATACTGCTTGTGATTGCTGTTGGAGTGGTATTTGTACTTGCAGAATTTGAAAACTTACTCAGCTACCATGCTATAGTTGGCTACACAATTGGTTTGCTTTTTTTGTTTCGAATTATTTGGGGTTTTATGGATGTTAGATACTCTAAGTTTAAAGATTTCAACTTTAACTTGAAAGATTTAATAGAGTATATGTTTGGTTTATTTGGAGAAAAAAAAGAGTATATGGGTCACAATCCGGCTTCAAGCTGGGCAATAGTGGCCATGATTATTTTAGGTTTGGCCTCAGTTGTAACGGGGGTTGTTGTATATGGGACACAAGAGGGGATGGGACTACTCTCTTTTTTAAATATCTCACTATTTAAAGATATGGATTTTTTTGAAGATGTGCATGAGCTATTCTCCAATGCATTTATGGGTGTGATATTTATACATGTAGCAGGTGTAGTAATTGATAAACTTCTTCATAAATCAAAAGCCGTTGAGTCAATGGTAGATGGATATAAATATGGTGATGAGAAAAGTTTAAAACTTACACTTTTGCAAAAACTGTTTGGTGTTTTATGGATAGCTTCATCTATTTTTCTTTTGATATACCTTTTGAGTAATCCATCTAACGTTTTAGTGGCTGACAATAACAGAGCTGTAAATTATAAAGTAGAACATAAACTGTTCTACGATGAGTGTGTAAGCTGTCATACTCTTTATCCACCTAATTTATTGCCAAGTAGCTCTTGGGTAAAAATGATGGATAATGAGACCACTGCACAGTAA
- a CDS encoding IS5 family transposase: MAFKDTNNTFSDIAITSRLHKVNSFLKELDSIINFEKLRPILNKNGRGGKNATGSPAYDNVLMFRILLVQKYYNLSDQSMEDALYVNLLFIRFVGLSLEDTVPDESTICRFRNSLLANKLYDKLFNAVNKQLEDNNFIAKEGKSVLVDASLIKSENTQINNKTKEQKSEDKLKVETDNSKLDIQINEELKSRTPSKKKIEKLLNAKEYNSKTMKNAQLDTLQDIDTKDVKISQEIIENEKDSYEHKNKIDTDIRIGYQSSKKQYTQGYKTHIASDEESGVILKTMTTFANTSDIDVLEPFIESIPNVKACYADKAYKSKEIDELLQSKDIENMICLKEKQKMSSDERKIQREDEKPKHKIRAKVEHRFADLKVQMKGHTTRFIGLVRNNMNFTIACIAANLRLLAYRQMNMRKSVNR, from the coding sequence ATGGCATTTAAAGATACAAACAACACATTTTCAGATATAGCAATAACATCAAGACTCCATAAGGTAAATTCGTTTCTTAAAGAGTTAGATTCAATAATAAACTTTGAGAAACTAAGACCAATACTAAATAAAAATGGTAGAGGCGGAAAGAATGCTACTGGCTCGCCTGCTTATGACAATGTGTTAATGTTTAGAATACTCCTCGTGCAAAAATACTACAACCTCAGTGATCAATCAATGGAAGATGCACTTTATGTCAATTTATTGTTTATAAGGTTTGTTGGACTTAGTTTAGAAGATACCGTACCAGACGAATCTACAATTTGTAGATTTAGAAACTCACTACTTGCAAATAAACTATATGATAAGCTTTTTAATGCAGTCAACAAACAACTAGAAGATAATAACTTTATCGCCAAAGAGGGTAAATCAGTATTAGTAGATGCTTCTCTTATCAAAAGTGAAAACACTCAAATCAACAATAAAACTAAAGAGCAAAAAAGTGAAGATAAATTAAAAGTAGAAACTGATAATAGCAAACTAGACATTCAAATAAATGAAGAGCTAAAATCAAGAACACCTTCAAAAAAGAAAATAGAAAAATTGTTAAACGCTAAAGAATACAATTCAAAAACAATGAAAAACGCTCAACTGGACACACTTCAAGATATAGATACTAAAGATGTAAAAATTTCTCAAGAGATTATTGAAAATGAGAAAGATAGCTATGAGCATAAGAATAAAATAGATACAGATATAAGAATAGGTTACCAATCCTCAAAAAAACAATATACACAAGGATATAAAACTCATATTGCATCAGATGAAGAGAGCGGAGTGATTCTAAAAACAATGACTACATTTGCTAACACTTCAGATATAGATGTGCTTGAACCATTTATAGAATCAATTCCAAATGTAAAAGCTTGTTATGCCGATAAAGCCTATAAGTCCAAAGAGATAGATGAGCTTCTGCAATCAAAAGATATTGAGAATATGATATGTCTTAAAGAGAAGCAGAAAATGAGCAGTGATGAGAGAAAAATCCAGCGAGAAGATGAGAAACCAAAACACAAGATAAGAGCAAAAGTTGAACATAGATTCGCAGATTTGAAAGTTCAAATGAAAGGACATACTACAAGATTTATAGGTTTGGTTAGAAACAATATGAATTTTACCATCGCTTGTATAGCAGCTAACCTAAGATTATTGGCATATAGACAGATGAACATGAGAAAGAGTGTTAATAGATGA